The Deinococcus sp. KNUC1210 nucleotide sequence GAAGCCGGGACCCACGCGCCGGAAAACGCACCGGTCAGCGCACTGGAACTGTTTCTCGATCTGGTATTCGTCTTCACCATCACCCAGATCACCAATCTCGTCGTGCATCCGGTCAGCGCCCTTGATTATCTGCACGCCCTGTTCATTCTGCTGATGGTGTGGTGGATGTACAGCGGGTATATCTGGCTGACCAGCAACGTCAGCACCGATCAGACCCTTCGCCGCCTGCTGATGTTCGGCGGCATGGGCGGCTTTCTGACGATGGCGCTCAGCATTCCGCAGGCCTTCGGCAGCGGCGGTGTGGTCTTCGGGGTCGGGTACCTGATCGTCACCCTGATTCATGCGGGGCTGTTCAAGAAGGCTCCCAACAGCAGTGCCCAGGCCATCTGGGGCATCTTCGGCTACAACCTCACGGCGGCGGTGCTGGTACTGGCAGCAGCCTTCATGCCTGCCGAGTGGCGCATCTGGCCGTGGGCTTTGGCGATTGCAGTGCTGTTCTTCAGCGGCGTGTTGCGGCGCGAGAGCGGGTTCCAGATGCGTCCGGCCCATTTTGCCGAGCGGCACGGCCTGATTCTGATCATCGCGCTGGGAGAGAGCGTGGTGGCGCTGGGCGTGGGCGTGGGGAATGCCCGCCTGACGCCCCCGTGGTGATCGGCGCACTGCTCGGGCTGGCCCTGAACGCCGCGCTGTGGTGGAGCTACTTCGATGCCGACGCCGAGAGGAGCGCCCGACTGCTGGAAGCGCGTTCGGCTTCAGAGCGCACACGGCTGGCGCTGCGGGGGTTCGGGTTCGGGCACGCCATCATGATCGCGGGGATCATCGCACTGGCGGCGGGCATGAAGCTGACGCTCAGTCATCTGGGCGCAGACAGCCCGGAGCAGGCCCACGAGCAGGCGAGCAGCCTGACTGCCTGGAGTCTGGCAGCGGGCGTGACGCTGTACCTGCTGGGCGACGTGCTCTTTCGCCGCGTGACCGGTCTGGACCGCTCGGGGCTGCGCCTGCTGATCGCAGCACTGGCGCTGCTGTCAGGGCTGGTAGGTCTGGTGCTGGGGAACCTGCTCCAGATGGCCCTGCTCGTTGCCTTGCTGGTCCTGATGCTGCTGCTGGAGAGCCGCCGTGTCTGACCTGTTCGAAGCGCCCGGCGAATACGCTCCGCGCTCGACGTGGCAGCGCGGGTGCAGTGCGTGCGGCGCCTGTTGCAGCGCTCCCGACATCGCTGCCCTGAAGAAACCGCTGGGTGTACCCTGCCTCCACCTGGGTGCGGGCTGCCTGTGCCGCATCTATCAGGAGCGTCCAGACGCCTGCCGCAACTATCAGCCCGACTGGGTCTGCGGTGAGGTAGCCCCGCTGCCCACACTTCAGGCGCGGATCCAGCGCTTTCTGGAGATTTACGGCCTGCTCGAAGAACACGCTGCGGCAGTCGCCACCGAACGCCAGCGCTGAACGGCGCTGCGTCCATTCCTCGCCGGGCAGCAAAAAAGTACGGACCCTGCGGAGGCGCGGGAAGCGGGCTGCATTCCTGTGGGCCTGTGCGAAGTCCATACTCGGTTCCTGTACTGCTGTGGCCTGGGCGGTCATCGCCTGGGCTGGAGGTGCTGTACTGCTCTGGCCGCGCTGCTCAGCCGTGCTTTTTGAAGTGGATCGGCCCGAGTGGGCGAACGTGCTGCGCTTCCAGCTCGTTCAGCAGGTCGTGGAGCGTGGTGCCGCCCTGGGTGCTGGCTTCCAGGGTGCCGTCGCCCAGTCGTGCCTGGGGCCACAGCCGCAGCGTCCAGCCCTGAACCGGCTCGATTGCCTGGGTATCGGCGGTCACTTCAAAGACGTACTCGCCGAAGACTTCCTCGGGGTGTGCCTGCGCGGTGAAGGGCAGGGTGGTGGGGCGGGCGGTGTCGGTGGACTGGGTCATGGTGTGCCTCCTGTTCATATGGTGCGCTTCTGCGGCGACATTGACCATCGGGCGCGACTGGCACGGCGGCCACATGGTATCGGAACTCCCGATACCCAGGGCCGTGCAGCGTGTACACTCAGCTATGTCCAGCGCTGCCCGCTCTCCTTCACCCCGCGCCCCCTCCGTTCGCTCCTCTGTCCGTTCGACTGGCCCACGCCCCACGCTGGCGCAGCTGCGGGTGTTCGTGGCGGTGGCGCGGGCTGGAGCCTTCAGCGAGGCCGCCACCGACCTGAACATGTCGCAGAGCACGCTGTCGGAAGGGGTGGCAGGGCTGGAACGCGCCCTGGGTGTGCGCCTGCTGGAGCGCTCTCCGAGCGGCGTGGCGCTCACCGCCACCGGAGAACGGGTGCTCGATCACGCGGTGCGGGCGATTCAGGCCAGCGACGACCTGATGCTGAGTGCCCTGGACGACGAGGCGCTGACCGGCACGCTGACGGTGGCGGCGTACCGTAGCCTGGGCGTGCATCTGCTGCCCCCGGCCCTGGCAGCGGTGCATGCCCGTTTTCCGCTGCTGGAAGTGAAGGTGCTGAACGCCGAATCAGACGGGCAGGGCGGGCAGCAGCTGATTCTGAAACGGCAGGCCGACGTGGGGCTGATGCTCGATTCCGATGCGCCTTTTCTGTCGTATCCGCTGATTCAGGATGATTATGTGGCGGTGGTGCCGCGCCGCGAATTTGGAAAAGACGTTGACCCTGCTGCGTTCAACTGGGCCGAACTGAGCCGCCGGGCGCTGCTCCTGCCGCCGTCCAGCGATCCGTGCTTTCAGCGGGTCTTCAGCCACCTTCAGGAACACGGCATCGTGCCGCAGACCATCATGGAATTTGCGGACGACGACGTGATCTTCTCGATGGTGGCGCACGGGCTGGGCATCTCGATCCAGCCGTCGCTGGCGACCATTCCGCTCAGAAGCGACCTGATGACCGTGCCGCTGCCGGTGCGCCTGACCCGCTCGCTGGTGGTCGCGACGCTGCCTGGCCGCGCCAGCCTGCCGCATATCCGGGGCTTTATCGAGGCGGTCCGCGCATCGGCGGCGCAGCTCGCGCTGAGTTCGGGGATGGCGGGGCAGCAGGTGCATGTGCCGGGGGTCTGAATCCTGCCTTCCTGAACGTCGCCTCCCCGAACCCCGCCCAGGTCCCAGAAGTCTGTGCGGCAGCGGGCGTAGACTGCGGCCATGACGGTTCGTTTCTTCATTCGTCCAGACCTCTGCTGCCCCGCCCCGGTGTTCCGATGCTAGAAGTGTGCCAATGTTAGAAAATGTTTTCAAACTGCTGGGCGAGTATGGCAACGTGCTGCCGCGCTATACCGGGCCGCGCTGCCTGTCCGAACGCCTGAGCGTGGGCGGCTGCGACCTGTGCCAGCAGGCCTGCCCGCACGACGCGATCATCATCTTTCAGAGCGTGAGTATCAACGCCGACGCGTGTACCGGCTGCGGCCTGTGTACCCAGGCATGTCCGAGCGGAGCGCTCGAATACGACGTGACCGCGCCCCTGAACGCCGTGCGCGAACAGAAGGCTCAGCCGCAGGGCGCGAAGATCGTGTGCAGCAAGAGCGAGGAAGGCGGCAGGAGCGTGCCGTGTCTGGCCCGCCTGACCGCCAGCACCGTCATGGCCGCCGGAGCCTGGGACACGCCACTGACGCTGGTACACGGCGACTGCGAGACGTGTACGCTGGGCGGGCCGAGCGTGCCTGCCTCGGTGCAGGGCGTCATCGACGAGGCCCAGCGGCTCCGCGCCCCCACCGGGCGGCCCACCGACGTCACGCTGCGGGCGCACGATCCCGAGCAGCAGGGGTCCGGCGAGCGGGTCAGCCGACGCCTGCTCTTCGGGGCGGTGGCACGCGGCGCGGGGCGCATGGCGGCTCAGGCGATTCCCGATTCACCGCTGCCCTTTGTGGACTGGTCGGAACCCGAGGACCGCGTGCCTGCCGAGTGGCGCTGGCGGGTGCGGGCGCTGCGGCCTGCGCCGACCCCGGAAACGGCGATCTACTGGCCTGCTCCGCTGATCGACGACACCTGCATCGACTGTCCGGTGTGCGAGAACGTCTGCCCGACCGACGCCATCACCAGAGACGTGCAGCCTGACGGCGGCGTGACGCTGACGCTCTCGCTGGCAAGCTGTACCGGCTGCAACGCCTGCGAACGCAGCTGTCCTCCGCAGGCCATTCACATGCAGCCTCACTGGCGGCGCGACGCGCTCGACTCGCCCATCCTGCTGCGCGAGTCGGGGAACATCCTTCTGTGAAGGGCCACGCTTCGGCTCCCATCGGGGTCTTCGATTCGGGTGTGGGCGGCCTGTCGGTGCTGCAAAACGTGCGTGCCGAGCTGCCACATGAAGACCTGCTGTACTACGCCGATCAGGCCAACTGTCCGTATGGCGAACGCTCTCCTGCCGAGATCGAACGGTACACGCTGGCAGCGGTGCGCTGGCTCAAGGCACGCGGCTGCAAGCTGGTCGTGATCGCCTGCAACACTGCCTGCGCCTTCTCGCTGTCCGCTGTCCGCCGCACGCTGGAGCAGGAAGGCGACGATCCGAGCTGCATCGTGGGTCTGGTTCCGGCGCTCAAGCCTGCGGTGCTGCAGACCGTCAGCGGCGTGGTCGGCGTGTTCGCCACTCCAGTCACGCTGCAGGGTTCGCTGCTTCAGGAAGTCATCGAGAAGCATGCGGTTCCGGCAGGCGTGCAGGTTCACAAGGTCTTTCACCCGAGGCTGGTGCCGCTGGTCGAGGCGGGCGCGGCAAACAGCCCCGAGGCCCGCGCCGTGCTGCGCGAGGTCCTGACGCCGCTGGCACAGGCCGGAGCCGACAGTCTGGTGCTGGGCTGCACCCACTACCCGTTTCTGGAAGCGTCGATCCACGCCGAGTTCGGGGAAACATTTGCGCTGTACGACTCGGGGGCGGGCGTGGCGCGGCGGGTGCGCTCGCTGCTGGAGGCCAGCGATCTGCTGAATCCCGGCGTGGCTCCGGGCACGCTGCGGCTGTTCACCACCGGGCAGGCGAGCGGCGTGCAGGCCGTGGTGCAGCAGCTTCTGGGCACGGCTGTCGAGGTCGAGTCGCTGTCTGCCCGGTCTCCGCTCAGCGCCGTTCCCGGTGCCGAGGTCCACTCCTGATGCCGCCTCTGCCGAATCAACCCGCCGATCGACAGGGCCGCGCCCTGCTGGAAGCTCGTCCGCTTGTCGTGGAACGCGGCGTCAGCAGATATGCCGAGGGCAGTGCGCGGCTGCGGCTGGGCCATACCGAGATCCTGGCGACCGTCAGCATCGAGGCCAAGGTGCCGCCGCATGTACGTGGCAAGCGCGAGGGCTGGCTGATGGCCGAATACTCGATGTTGCCGCGCAGCACCCAGGACCGTATGAACCGCGAGCGCAATCTTCAGAACGGACGCAGGCACGAAATTCAGCGGCTGCTGGGGCGGGTGTTCAGGGTCGCCCTCGACCTGAGCCACTTCAGGAACCAGACGCTCATCATCGACTGCGACGTGCTGGAGGCTGACGGCGGTACCCGTGTGGCGAGCGTGATGGCGGGCTACGCGGCGCTGCACGACCTGTGTGACCGGCAGGTGAAGGCGGGCACCCTGACCGACTGGCCGATCCGCTCGCCGCTGGGGGCAGTCAGCGTCGGGCTGGTCGGGAGCGACATCCGGCTCGATCTCGATTACAGCGAGGATGCCCGCGCCCGTGCCGATCTGAACGTGATCGTGACCGGTGAAGGCAAGGTGGTGGAAGTGCAGGGCGGCGCGGAAGGCGAGGCGATTGCGCCAGACCTGTATATCGAGCTGCTCAGGGCGGGCGTCGGCGGCGCGGGAACGCTGCTGGCCTCACTTCAGCGCCAGCTCTGACCCCTGCCGCGCACTGCGCGTTTTCCCGCAGCGCTGTGGCGGCGGTGAGCCACTACAATGCCAGATATGCACGACTCTTCTGCACAGTCCCAGATGCGCGTGGTGGTGGCGACTTCCAACCCCGGTAAGGTCAGAGAGATGACCGAGGCGCTCTCCGGTCTGCCGTGGGTCCTTCTGCCCATGAACGACCCTCTCTGCCCGCCATGACCCTGCCCGAAGAAACCGGCGCGACCTATGAGGAAAACGCCGCGCTCAAGGCCTGCGCGGTCTCGCTGGTCACCGGGCTGCCAGCGCTGGCCGACGAACAGCGGCCTGGAGGTCGAGGCGCTGGGCGGCGCACCCGGCATCTACAGCGCCCGCTTCGGAAATCTGAAAAGCGATCTGGAGCGGAACCTGCACCTGCTGGAGCAGCTGCGCCCGCACACCAACCGCCGCGCCAAATTCGTGAGCGTGGTGCTGCTGGCGTACCCCGACGGTCAGGTGGAAGCGTACCGGGGCGAAGTCGCGGGGCAACTGCTGGAAGGACCGCGTGGGCAGGGCGGCTTCGGCTACGATCCGCTGTTTCTGCTGCCAGACGGGCGCACCATGGGCGAGCTGTCGGTGGCCGAGAAGCGCGCCGTGTCTCACCGTGGGCGAGCGCTGGAAGCCCTCAAATCCGCGCATGCTTCCCGGTCTGCCTGAGGTTCCCCGCCGTCCTGACGCAGCGATGACGAGACGCTGACACCATGAGTCTCAGGAACCCTCCATGACTTCTGACTGTCAGCCGCCTGTCTGGTTTGCCCACCCCGATGGGCCGAGGTCTGCTTGAGACGCCCGCTCAATCTTCTCCTGACGGTCCTGCTGGTGCTGGGCCTCGGGTTCGGCATCTATGTCAGCGTCTCGGGGCAGCTGTCTGCCCGCAGCATCGTGGTGGTGCGCGGCGTGATCGGCAGCGAGAAGGAAGACTTCTTCCGCGACCCCGAAGTGATTGCCGCGCTGCTCAAAGACAAACTGAAGGTCGAGTACACCAAGGCCGGATCACGCGAGATCGTGGGGCAGACGCTCGCGGGCCAGGATTTCGCCTTTCCCTCGGGAGTGCCCGCCGCCGACGCCCTGCGGAAGAAGTACAAGCCCGCGCAGGTCTATGACGTGTTCTATACGCCCATCGTGGTGGCGAGCTGGCAGCCGATTCTGAAGCTGCTGGCGGCAAACGGGCTGGTCAAGGTGCAGGGAAGTTACGGCCTGCTCGACATGGAGGCACTCCTGAAGGTGATGGAGGCAGGAACGCGCTGGACCGGGCTGAAGGACAACGCCGTCTATCCGTCCAGCCGCAGCCTGCTGATCACCACCACCGACGTTCGCAAGAGCAACAGCGCCGCCATGTACCTGAGTCTGGTCAGCAGCGTGCTGAACGCTGGGCAGGTGGCGCAGGCCAGCGACCTCGCCGCACTGATGCCGAAGGTCGCCCCGCTGTTCCTGCGGCAGGGCTACCAGGAAAACAGCAGCGCTGGCCCCTTCGAGGATTATCTGGCGCTGGGTGCGGGCAAAACGCCGCTGGTCAATATCTACGAGTCGCAGTTTCTGGCGGCGGCCCGCGAGAAGTCGCTGCCTGAAGGGGCGGCGCTGCTGTACCCGCAGCCGGGACTGTACACCAAACACGTGCTGATTCCGCTGACGCCAGCGGGCCAGAAACTCGGAGAGGCGCTGCTGAACGACCCCGAACTTCAGCGCCTCGCGGCCCGCGCCGGATACCGCACCCGCGACGCCGCCGTGTTCATGTCGCAAGTGAGGACATCGGGGCTGAGTGTGCCTGCTACGCTACTCGATACGGTCGATCTTCCGAGTCAGGAAGTGATGGAAGCGATGATCGTGAACATCGAAGGACAGTATCCGAAGTAGTCAGTCTGTGGTTGCAGGCGGGCTGAGCCGCTTTTTTGCCATCTTCATCTCCCCGAGGTTCCCCGATGACGAAACGCTTCTGGCCTGCTGTTGCCCTGAGTCTGCTGCCCATGCTGCTGGTGGCCTGCCCGCAGCCCTCTCCACCCGATCCGGTGACGCCCGACGGCGATCTGGCTCAGGTCGTCACCAACTACACGGCAGACCCTGCCTTCAAGCAGATTCGCGGTGTCATCGCCCCCGATACCTTCGATGCCCCCGAACAACAGGCGCTCGACCTCGTCAATCAGGCGCGGGCAAAGGGCGCTGTCTGCTCGTACAAGGGCGTGCAGACGGTCTTTCCTGCTTCTGCACCGCTGAAACTCGAAGGCCACCTTCAGCGGGCCGCCGAATGGCACGCTGCCGACATGCAGGCCCGGAACTACATGGATCACAAAGCGCCCGCTCCGGCCCCGCACGGCATCTACCCGATCAACCGTATTCTGAATGCCGGCTATCTGCCGCCGAGTTCAGTGGTGTCTGCCGAGAATATCGCTGCCAATTCCATCTCTGCCGATCCTGCCGCCGTCGTGGCGAAATGGCTGGCAAGCGACGACTTTCACTGCAACGCCATGATGGACCCGACCAAGATCGATGCCGGACTGGCCCTGGTCGGAACGCACTGGGCCCTAGATCTCGGCCAGCCGAAGTAGAGGAGTCTCGCTCGGCCAGCCGAAGTGGATATCTTGCCCTTCAACTGGAGGTTTCACCATGACCGATGATGCCAATGCCCCGATGCAGCTCACGCCCCCCGAAACGCTTCAGGCGCCGGCGGCGGTGCCCACTGTCACGCCGCAGCAGAGTCCGGAGATGGTCCCCCTGAAGGAGCAGGACCGAGCAGCGCTGGACGAGCGGGCGCAGAACTTCATGGCGCAGCTCCTGAGTGCCGACGTGCACAGCGGCGTCTTTCAGGAAAAGGCCACCGCGATTCACAATCTGGGAGCCGACGAGATCCGGCAGGCGGCGAGTGTCAGCAGCCGCATGCTGGAGCGCCCGATGCGCGAAACCAAGCTGGGATCGCTGGCCGAGGGCGCACAGGTGGCAAAGGGCCTGACCGATCTGCGCCGCACCGTCGAGGAACTCGATCCGTCGCGGGCGGGCGACCTCTTCAGCGTTCGCAAGCTGCTGGGCCTGATTCCCTTCGGCAGCAACATCCAGTCGTATTTCGACCGCTACACCTCGGCGCAGGGCCACCTGAACGCCATTCTGAACACGCTGGCCCGCAGCCAGGACGAGCTTCGCAAGGACAACGCGGCCATCGAGCAGGAAAAGGTGAATCTCTGGAACCTGATGCAGAAACTGCGCCAGTACGTGTACGTGGGCCGCGCCGTCGATACGGCCCTGACCGAGAGGCTGGCCGCCCTCGACACCACCGACCCCGAGAAGGCCCGCATCGTGCGCGAGGAACTGCTGTTCGCGGTACGCCAGCGCGTCACCGATCTGCTGACCCAGCTCGCGGTGAGCGTGCAGGGCTATCTGGCGCTCGATCTGGTGCGCCGCAACAACCTCGAACTGATCAAGGGCGTGGACAGGGCCAGCACCACCACCGTCAGTGCGCTGCGAACCGCTGTCATCGTGGCACAGGCGCTGGCCAATCAGAAACTGGTGCTCGATCAGGTGACGGCGCTGAACACCACCACCGCCAACATGATCGAGGGAACCAGCCGCCTGCTCAAGACCCAGGGCGCGGCCATTCAGCAGCAGGCGAGCAGCGCCACCATCAATGTCGATCGCCTGAAGGCAGCCTTCGACAACATCTATTCGGCACTCGACGACGTTTCGACGTACCGCCTGAAGGCGCTCGACAACTTTTCCAGGAGCATCGACACGCTTCAGGCACAGGTGGACGGCGCTCAGAAATACCTCGACCGAGAGCGTTCGCAGGCGTCGAAGGAGGTCGGCGGCCAGCTGGATGTGGCCGGAGCCGCTGACCTGAAGTTATGAAGCCGCGTGCTGGTGCGGGCCTGCTGCTGCCGCTGCTGCTGGCGGCCTGTACACCGAAGGAGGTGCCCACCCTGACGCTGATGGGCGGCTCGGAACTGACCGATCTGAAGCCGATTCTGGACGACGTGGCGAAGACGGCGGGCGTGAAGCTCGAGATTCGTTACACCGGCACGCTCGACGGCACCGAGCAGCTGCTGGGCGGCGCGAAGCCCGATCTGGTGTGGTTTGCCAGCGCCCGCTACCTGCAACTTCAGCCGGGAATGCAGGGCCGGGTGGTGTCGTCCGAGAAGATCATGCTCTCGCCCGTGCTGCTGGGCGTGAAGACCTCGGATGCCAGAAAGTGGGGCTGGGTCGGCAAGCCGCCGAGCTGGAAGGAGATCGCCGCGCGGGCAGCCAGCGGCGATCTGAAATACGGCATGGCGAATCCGGCGGCCAGCAACAGCGGCCTCTCGGCGCTGATCGGCGTGGCGGCGGCCATCAGCGGCAAGGGCGACGCCATCACCGCTGCCGACGTGACCAGCGGCGAACTCAAGGGGTTTTTCAGAGGGCAGGCCCTCACGGCAGGGTCGAGCGGCTGGCTGTCCGACGCCTACGTGCAGGATCAGGGGCGGCTGAACGGCCTGATCAACTACGAAAGCGTGCTGCTGAGTCTGAACGCCGCTGGCAAGTTGCAGGAACCGCTGACGCTGATCTATCCGACCGATGGCCTGATCACCGCCGATTATCCGCTGCTGCTGCTGAACAGGGCGCGGCAGCCCGAATATCAGAAGCTGGTGGACGCGCTCAAGTCGCCCGACATCCAGCAGCGCATCATGGACGAGACGCGGCGGCGGCCCGTGAACACGGCGGTCAGGCTGTCCAGTCAGTTTCCGGGCGGTCTGAACATCGAGTTGCCGTATCCCGGCAGTGCCAGCGCCATCAATGCCATTCTCAGCGCCTTTTTGCAGGATACCCGGCGGCCTGCCAGCACCATTTTCGTGCTCGACACCAGCGGCAGCATGGGTGGCGACCGCATGGACGGGCTGAAAACGGCGCTGCTGGGCCTGAGCGGGGCCGACACCACCCTGACCGGGCAGTTTTCAGGGTTCGCCGCCCGCGAGCGCGTGACCATCATTCCGTTCAGTTCCAGCGTCGAAGACCCGCGCACCACCGACATCGGCACGGCGGCACAGAAGTCGGCAGCGCTGGCATCGCTGCGCGGACAGATCGACGCCCTGAGCGCCGACGGCGGCACCAACATCTATGGCGCTCTGGAAGCCGCGTACCGGGCCGCGCAGAGGCAGGCCGACCCTGCCCGCTACACCAGCATCGTGCTGATGACCGACGGCGAACGCAACCAGGGGCCGAGTTCCGAGCAGTTCCGGCGGTTTTTCGCTGGCCTGCCCGCCGCTGCCAAGACCGTCAAGACCTTCACCATCCTGTTCGGAGACGGCAACAGGCAGGAAATGAACGACATCGCCACGCTCACCGGGGGCCGCAGCTTCGACGGCACCAAAGACCTCCAGGCGGCCTTCAAGCAGATTC carries:
- a CDS encoding YkgJ family cysteine cluster protein, which gives rise to MSDLFEAPGEYAPRSTWQRGCSACGACCSAPDIAALKKPLGVPCLHLGAGCLCRIYQERPDACRNYQPDWVCGEVAPLPTLQARIQRFLEIYGLLEEHAAAVATERQR
- a CDS encoding LysR family transcriptional regulator; the encoded protein is MSSAARSPSPRAPSVRSSVRSTGPRPTLAQLRVFVAVARAGAFSEAATDLNMSQSTLSEGVAGLERALGVRLLERSPSGVALTATGERVLDHAVRAIQASDDLMLSALDDEALTGTLTVAAYRSLGVHLLPPALAAVHARFPLLEVKVLNAESDGQGGQQLILKRQADVGLMLDSDAPFLSYPLIQDDYVAVVPRREFGKDVDPAAFNWAELSRRALLLPPSSDPCFQRVFSHLQEHGIVPQTIMEFADDDVIFSMVAHGLGISIQPSLATIPLRSDLMTVPLPVRLTRSLVVATLPGRASLPHIRGFIEAVRASAAQLALSSGMAGQQVHVPGV
- a CDS encoding 4Fe-4S dicluster domain-containing protein — translated: MLENVFKLLGEYGNVLPRYTGPRCLSERLSVGGCDLCQQACPHDAIIIFQSVSINADACTGCGLCTQACPSGALEYDVTAPLNAVREQKAQPQGAKIVCSKSEEGGRSVPCLARLTASTVMAAGAWDTPLTLVHGDCETCTLGGPSVPASVQGVIDEAQRLRAPTGRPTDVTLRAHDPEQQGSGERVSRRLLFGAVARGAGRMAAQAIPDSPLPFVDWSEPEDRVPAEWRWRVRALRPAPTPETAIYWPAPLIDDTCIDCPVCENVCPTDAITRDVQPDGGVTLTLSLASCTGCNACERSCPPQAIHMQPHWRRDALDSPILLRESGNILL
- the murI gene encoding glutamate racemase produces the protein MKGHASAPIGVFDSGVGGLSVLQNVRAELPHEDLLYYADQANCPYGERSPAEIERYTLAAVRWLKARGCKLVVIACNTACAFSLSAVRRTLEQEGDDPSCIVGLVPALKPAVLQTVSGVVGVFATPVTLQGSLLQEVIEKHAVPAGVQVHKVFHPRLVPLVEAGAANSPEARAVLREVLTPLAQAGADSLVLGCTHYPFLEASIHAEFGETFALYDSGAGVARRVRSLLEASDLLNPGVAPGTLRLFTTGQASGVQAVVQQLLGTAVEVESLSARSPLSAVPGAEVHS
- the rph gene encoding ribonuclease PH, encoding MPPLPNQPADRQGRALLEARPLVVERGVSRYAEGSARLRLGHTEILATVSIEAKVPPHVRGKREGWLMAEYSMLPRSTQDRMNRERNLQNGRRHEIQRLLGRVFRVALDLSHFRNQTLIIDCDVLEADGGTRVASVMAGYAALHDLCDRQVKAGTLTDWPIRSPLGAVSVGLVGSDIRLDLDYSEDARARADLNVIVTGEGKVVEVQGGAEGEAIAPDLYIELLRAGVGGAGTLLASLQRQL
- a CDS encoding non-canonical purine NTP pyrophosphatase is translated as MRKTPRSRPARSRWSPGCQRWPTNSGLEVEALGGAPGIYSARFGNLKSDLERNLHLLEQLRPHTNRRAKFVSVVLLAYPDGQVEAYRGEVAGQLLEGPRGQGGFGYDPLFLLPDGRTMGELSVAEKRAVSHRGRALEALKSAHASRSA
- a CDS encoding CAP domain-containing protein, producing the protein MTKRFWPAVALSLLPMLLVACPQPSPPDPVTPDGDLAQVVTNYTADPAFKQIRGVIAPDTFDAPEQQALDLVNQARAKGAVCSYKGVQTVFPASAPLKLEGHLQRAAEWHAADMQARNYMDHKAPAPAPHGIYPINRILNAGYLPPSSVVSAENIAANSISADPAAVVAKWLASDDFHCNAMMDPTKIDAGLALVGTHWALDLGQPK
- a CDS encoding toxic anion resistance protein, with translation MTDDANAPMQLTPPETLQAPAAVPTVTPQQSPEMVPLKEQDRAALDERAQNFMAQLLSADVHSGVFQEKATAIHNLGADEIRQAASVSSRMLERPMRETKLGSLAEGAQVAKGLTDLRRTVEELDPSRAGDLFSVRKLLGLIPFGSNIQSYFDRYTSAQGHLNAILNTLARSQDELRKDNAAIEQEKVNLWNLMQKLRQYVYVGRAVDTALTERLAALDTTDPEKARIVREELLFAVRQRVTDLLTQLAVSVQGYLALDLVRRNNLELIKGVDRASTTTVSALRTAVIVAQALANQKLVLDQVTALNTTTANMIEGTSRLLKTQGAAIQQQASSATINVDRLKAAFDNIYSALDDVSTYRLKALDNFSRSIDTLQAQVDGAQKYLDRERSQASKEVGGQLDVAGAADLKL
- a CDS encoding VWA domain-containing protein, translating into MKPRAGAGLLLPLLLAACTPKEVPTLTLMGGSELTDLKPILDDVAKTAGVKLEIRYTGTLDGTEQLLGGAKPDLVWFASARYLQLQPGMQGRVVSSEKIMLSPVLLGVKTSDARKWGWVGKPPSWKEIAARAASGDLKYGMANPAASNSGLSALIGVAAAISGKGDAITAADVTSGELKGFFRGQALTAGSSGWLSDAYVQDQGRLNGLINYESVLLSLNAAGKLQEPLTLIYPTDGLITADYPLLLLNRARQPEYQKLVDALKSPDIQQRIMDETRRRPVNTAVRLSSQFPGGLNIELPYPGSASAINAILSAFLQDTRRPASTIFVLDTSGSMGGDRMDGLKTALLGLSGADTTLTGQFSGFAARERVTIIPFSSSVEDPRTTDIGTAAQKSAALASLRGQIDALSADGGTNIYGALEAAYRAAQRQADPARYTSIVLMTDGERNQGPSSEQFRRFFAGLPAAAKTVKTFTILFGDGNRQEMNDIATLTGGRSFDGTKDLQAAFKQIRGYQ